The following proteins come from a genomic window of Denitromonas sp.:
- a CDS encoding fumarate hydratase, which translates to MSTIKQEDFIQSIADAFQFISYYHPLDYIQALGEAYEREESPAAKDAIAQILTNSRMCAEGHRPICQDTGIAVVFLKVGMNVRWDSTLSVQEMVNEGVRRAYTDPDNKLRASVLLDPAGARKNSKDNTPAVVHYEIVEGDTVDITCAAKGGGSENKSKMVMLNPSDSIVDWVLKTVPTMGAGWCPPGILGIGIGGTPEKAMLLAKESLMGHVDIQELQARAAKGEALTRVEELRLELFDKVNALGIGAQGLGGLTTVLDVKILDYPTHAASLPVAMIPNCAATRHVHFVLDGTGPAHLQAPRLEDWPAVTWQADTEVATRVDLNTLTPEQVASWKPGQVLLLNGKMLTGRDAAHKRIADMLAKGEKLPVDFTNRVIYYVGPVDPVRDEVVGPAGPTTATRMDKFTRMMLEQTGLIAMVGKAERGGIAIEAIRDNKAAYLMAVGGSAYLVSKAIKASKVVGFADLGMEAIYEFDVVDMPVTVAVDATGESVHNTGPKQWQAKIGKIPVVTS; encoded by the coding sequence ATGAGCACAATCAAGCAGGAAGACTTCATCCAGTCCATCGCGGACGCGTTTCAGTTCATCAGCTACTACCACCCGCTGGACTACATCCAGGCACTGGGCGAAGCCTATGAGCGCGAGGAATCGCCGGCCGCCAAGGACGCCATCGCGCAGATCCTTACCAACAGCCGCATGTGCGCCGAAGGGCACCGCCCCATCTGCCAGGACACGGGCATTGCGGTGGTCTTCCTCAAGGTGGGCATGAACGTGCGCTGGGACAGCACCCTGAGCGTGCAGGAGATGGTCAACGAAGGCGTGCGCCGCGCCTATACCGACCCCGACAACAAGCTGCGCGCCTCCGTGCTGCTCGACCCCGCCGGCGCGCGCAAGAACAGCAAGGACAACACCCCGGCCGTGGTGCACTACGAGATTGTCGAGGGCGACACCGTCGACATCACCTGTGCGGCCAAGGGCGGCGGCTCCGAAAACAAGTCCAAGATGGTCATGCTCAACCCCTCCGACTCGATCGTCGACTGGGTGCTCAAGACCGTCCCGACCATGGGCGCCGGCTGGTGCCCGCCGGGCATCCTCGGCATCGGCATCGGCGGCACGCCGGAAAAGGCCATGCTGCTGGCCAAGGAATCGCTGATGGGCCATGTGGACATCCAGGAACTGCAGGCCCGCGCCGCCAAGGGCGAAGCGCTGACCCGCGTCGAAGAACTGCGCCTCGAGCTCTTCGACAAGGTCAACGCGCTGGGCATCGGCGCGCAGGGCCTGGGCGGTTTGACCACCGTGCTCGACGTCAAGATCCTCGACTACCCGACCCACGCCGCCTCGCTGCCGGTCGCCATGATCCCCAACTGTGCCGCCACCCGCCATGTGCACTTCGTGCTCGACGGCACCGGCCCTGCCCACCTGCAGGCGCCGCGCCTCGAAGACTGGCCGGCCGTCACCTGGCAGGCCGACACCGAGGTCGCCACCCGCGTCGACCTCAACACCCTGACGCCCGAGCAGGTCGCCTCGTGGAAACCCGGCCAGGTGCTGCTGCTCAACGGCAAGATGCTCACCGGCCGTGATGCGGCGCACAAGCGCATTGCCGACATGCTCGCCAAGGGCGAGAAGCTACCGGTGGACTTCACCAACCGCGTCATCTACTACGTCGGCCCGGTCGACCCGGTGCGCGACGAAGTCGTCGGCCCGGCCGGCCCCACCACCGCCACGCGCATGGACAAGTTCACCCGCATGATGCTCGAGCAGACCGGCCTCATCGCCATGGTCGGCAAGGCCGAGCGCGGCGGCATCGCCATCGAGGCCATCCGTGACAACAAGGCCGCCTACCTGATGGCCGTCGGCGGCTCGGCCTATCTGGTCTCCAAGGCCATCAAGGCCTCCAAGGTGGTGGGCTTTGCCGACCTGGGCATGGAAGCGATCTACGAATTCGACGTGGTCGACATGCCGGTCACCGTGGCGGTCGATGCCACGGGCGAGTCGGTGCACAACACCGGCCCGAAGCAGTGGCAGGCCAAGATCGGCAAGATCCCGGTCGTGACCAGCTGA